Below is a window of Drosophila miranda strain MSH22 chromosome 3, D.miranda_PacBio2.1, whole genome shotgun sequence DNA.
ACCCTGCCCTCGCTGTGCAGTGCCATACGCAGCCAGCTGTACTTCTCCCAGATCGTGGCCTGGTGCGACCTGCTGCGCAAGTGCGATCCCTCTGTCTACGACAGCGGACGCGTTGTATTTGCCAGCCACAGCGCAGGGGAGCTGGCTGGCAGTGGGTGTGGTTCGCATGGGTCGCGTCGGCCACGTCTCAACATCTTCTACAGAATCAGGCAGCATAATCCCGCGATGTCGACCAATGGCTGTGGCAGCCAGTACCTGGAAGAGAGCGGCTTCAGTGCCAAGGCTTTAGTGCACAATTTTCCCAACGTGAACATCTCGGAGAGCTTCAGCGTGTCCGTGTGCGTGAAGAGTCTGCCCCGGATCAATGGTGGCCTGCCGCACATAGAgcccccgcccctgcccctgcccctgccgtTGCCGACACTACCAACGCGATCTTTGCGTCCGCCGACGCAGCCAGCCAGCACTCCCACAGGTGGCGGGGGCTTTCATGCGGCTTCACCCACGGGCCTGGGGGCACGCACCACTGCGATGAGCAGTTCGACAACGCCAACGACAACACCTGCAACAccagcaacaccaacaacgccaacgacgacgacgctgACATCCAGCTCCAACTGTGATAATAATGGCAAGCAGCTGGTGGTGCCGTCAGGCGATGAACTCGACGTTGGATCGGGAGAATTTGGGAGTGTGAGCCACAGGGAGCGCCAGCTGCAGAAGTACCGCAAGCGGATGCAGCGACGGGACAAGAAACGAGACCAGAAATCATCGACCGAGCGCCTGCAGGTGGAAGAGCCCATGGAGGAGGGTGAGGAGACGACTACACAGTCGGCTTCCCaatcccactcccactcccaatCGCAGTCGCAGCAGCAGGTCATGGTAATGACCCTGTCGCATCCACACCCACGCCGCATAGCCATGATATCCACTGGGACCCAGACCTCCCTGAGCAGCTGCCAGCTGTGCGGGAGCGAGAAGACGCTGCTCTGCTTGAACTGCACAGCcggggagggggagagggatGAGAACGATGACGATACGACGGCCTCGGAGATTGAGGACACGTCCAGCTGCAGCCTGAGCAGCGGTGATCTCATTGTGGGCACGCCACGGAACAAGGCCGAGCTCCTCCTTCAGGCCATACAGCGCACCCCAAAGAACCGAATCCGAAAGCCCCACCAGGCGGCACAACATGATCTCAATGGAGGGCAGAACAATAACCAGCCCAAGGCGGTGCCTGCCAGCGGATGTCAGGTGTGCAAGCGACAGAAGACGCAGCACAACTTTGCCAACGGCCGGGGCCATGCAAATGGAGGCCGCAGCAATGGCTACACCCGAATGGAAcaggagccagagccagaggcagaggcagaacgAGAGGCGGCACAGGTAAGCCCAAGCTAGTTTTGCTTAGAGATTGATTCCAGTGATTGATTCCAATGCCAATCCCACAGGTGGCGTGCACCAAACTGTCGCCGAACATCGAGCGCTGCTCCCTGCTCAATCCTCAGTCCACAGATCGCTGCAAGACCCCACCGCCAGGCGTGGCCGACCACATTGTGGTGCAGTTCAAGACGCCCATTAGTCATCTGCCCCTCACGCCGCAGTCGGGCGCCCCGTCGCTGGGACGTCCGTCGCCGAAGCCCAGCCAGCTGCGTCTCAACTGCAGCGGATTGGCGGCGGATAGCGAGACACCGCCCCCGACATCCTCGCCACTGATGCGCAAGCCCCTGCCCAAGGTGAATCTGACGACCATCTTCTGCAGCTCGGCTCCGATAGCCATTGGATCCGGGAGTAGAGGAGGTGGCGGAGGTGGCCAGAGCAGTCCAGCATTCTCTTTCGATTTGGCGGCCCTGAGCCACGCCCACTCACAGCTAATCACCCCGGAAGCGGGAAATCTGACCGTGCAGAAGTCCTACTCGGCCCCCACGCTCCCCAATGCATCGCTGTCGGTGTCGCCGCGGTTTGCCAAGCAGGCGGCGGCCTTCTACAAGCGACGCTCCCGCCACCTGAGCGATCGCTCGGACCGCAGCTCCCTGGGATCCGACGAGCAACTGTCCGACGAGGATCTGGAGTCGGGCATGTGCAGCCCAGCGGGATCACCGCTCAAGAGCCTGGCGCGACTGGCCACGCAGTTTGCGGGCCGTCCGCTGCTAGGCAACCTGGAGGAGTCGCTGCTGCAAAAGCGTCTGATGCCCAAGATCGAGGTGATGGGATTCAAGCTGCAGCTGGGGGCCTCCGGCGGCTTCTGTCCCACCCAGTTGACCATCCCGGCTGTCTCCTACTTTTACGAGCTGCATGGCGAGACCCTGAGCACCCCCTACCTGGTGAGTAATCCACGTGGAAGTGCATCTGGAAGCTGGATCTCAACAATCTGAACTATCCCCTTTTCAGTGCGAGATTCGCTTGCCACGCAAGGGTTACTCTGTACCCAGGACGGGCACGGTGCAGGCCACGCTCTTGAATCCGATGGGAACGGTAGTGAGGATGTTTGTGATACCATATGATATGCGGGATATGCCGCCCCTGCATCGGACCTTCATCCGTCAGCGGATACTGGCCGAGGAGTGCCCGCCCGCGTGCaatggccagcagcagccgcaggagGAAgtgcaccagcagcagccaccgaTTCCCCGCAGTCCCACAGGCAGCACCAcgagcaccaccaccagcaaaTTGGGACACTTCATAACAGCTGAGCAGATGAAGCGCCTGCGCTACTCCATACACCTGAGGTAGGATTGGATAAGTGACAAGTTCTCCGGATATATCTGATTCTCTAAACACAACCTCTTTTGCCCTCGAAAACAGGTTCCAGACATCCCGCTCGGGACGCCTCTCGCTGCACACGGACATCCGTTTATTGATCTCACGGCGCACCGACTGCGACACGGCCGCTGCCCACGCCAAGGGCGTGCTGGAGGCACCCAATGAGCTCGTCACCGACACCCTGACGCCCACAGAGCCGCGCTACAGTGCGCGGCAGGAAAGCGCCGGCAAGATTTAGTAGTTGCTAAAGGCCTTGGGCGGCACCTACCAGCTCATACGCCGCCTTTGCCTGCAGCTCCACGCCCAGCTCTGGCACCGCTTCCAGCAATATCCAAAATATCAATTGTAGTAGTCCCTTGGAAagcagacggacggacggaaagaAGGAAGGAAGAAAGGGGGGGAGAGAACAGGAATCGAAAGAAATTCCTATGTGAAACACCAATCGCTTTATTAGTTATTCTTTAATCTACCTAAtttaatttagtttttttttttgcaaattttCCCCACTTTTCCCATCGCGTGGAAAGTGCGTTTTGTTCTAGTTTAGTTTTGAATTTTTTGAAAATGTGTGGAGAAAACATTGCGTTGTAAAAATGTTGAACAAGTTGAATATTTAAAAGCAATCGAAAATCGAAAAGCACAGATAAAAGCCACTAAACTGGGTTTTGATCCTTCTAAACGGATACACACTGTGCCTCCGGCTGCAATCGGGCAGAAACGGAGACACCTAGCAATACTGGTGGAGAGAGTATGCCCTGTGCATAGAGGAATATAACATAtaaatatacgagtatatatatttatatatcatatatatgtatgtataatcgTCGTGTAGCGGTCATCTAATCTAAACAATTTTAAATGCAATTTATCAAGTAGAAAGCTAGAATTTTAGTGCATTGAATTGATGGATGGCATGAATGATGAGATGGGAAGATGATGTGAAAGTGGTATTGGGATGCGCTCATATCGATCGTTGTTGTTAGTGTTTAGAGTGTGTTTTTAATCAGCCTAAAAGACGACGCACTGCCCCCCTCCTCCGCTGTGCAGTGCGTCGGTCGAGTGGCAATCAAATTCTAAACATATTTTTGAGTGCAAGTTTGTTTGAGTCTGTTCCGTTCCGAGTTTTGTGTCTATTAAGCGTGCCTGTGATACGATATGAGCCGCATGAGCGCGGGGTATATTTCTAATAGGGGTTTTCTTTAGTTAAATACAATTGACAAATTACCATATGGTAGTTTTTGGGTTGTTTGCAGTTGTGTCTCCTTTAATTAGTTTtcactgtttttttttggttttcaaATATGCAACAAGTGCTTATGGATGCACCCACTGTATacttcaataaaaaaaaaaactatataTAATGTGGTACGGATATGTGTTGAAAGTCTTGACGACAGTTCTTATTCTATTTTCCATTGATACCTGACTATAACTACAACTATAATTGATGTATACTTACTTACAGCTATTAACAAAACAAGCAATTGCAATCTATGTAGGTGGTATGAGCAATTAAACTATATACGATTACTAACAAGCGAAACAATAAAAAGCAATCAAAGTCAATGCGAATGCGGATTGGATTCGTTGGTTGGATATCGAAATCATAGTTTGCTTCATTTTTTTTAAGTAGAGAGCTTAATGTGCGCTGTCAATAGCAATTATATGTGTAACAATAACACCAATATACAATGATTCAATAAAGGGATTTGTGTTTTTAATTCAAACTAATTAATAATTGGATTTCTTCGAAATATTtgaattcaaattcaaatgcaAGTCAAGTCCAGTGAGCAGAGTTTTATAGCAAGCAGCTTCAGTGCAGTTGTAATTTCACCAACACCAGTGGGCCAGTGTTGGGTAAACATCGTGTAATTAAGTTCGTTCCTTCGAACCAGTTTTTAAACTGTTTATAGCTAAAGCAGGAAAAAAGTGAATGCTTTTGAGCCTTGTTTTAGACACAATCAACAAAAGGGAGTACCTCAAATTAACTAGTCAACTACACAATTGATTCAGTAATCGGaaaaaattatgtgggcatggctaaatgttctatatagctaataatattcgacggaacaTCGAATGTTCCAATTTCCAATCCTTGacggagaacgattaaccTATTATAGGCCAAGGGGTATTTCAAttttccaccgaaaataatgaaattttTTTAAGTTCAGACGTAAGATGTCATGAATCTACAAGCAGAATTTACACCAAGTAgttgaactatttaaatagaaggggcttaagtgggctaagttcggtTAGTTCATCATACGAGACGCTATATTGTTGTTGAGGCTATTTCAAGTCGTGCTTCCGTGCATCATTTATTCCATTGGATTGCAACTAAATACTTGACGCGCATTCACATTCaaaaaatttctatttggcgcTCAACTTTGGTGGGActtttttggtattttctcTGATGGGATTTTCCCTCGCCACAATGTCCCTTTTCAGTTCAACAATGTCCAACAATGTGACTTACGTTTTCTTAAGTCTTATGTTGCTGGCAACATTAAAACAGTTTGGAAAAAAGTTTCTTAATATAATATTAACGAAACAGGGTATACTTGTTCAAAAACTCCGGTTGACGTGACATTTCATACTCACTTGCTGACCTCTTTTGTTTAAGCCTTGCtgtagtcaaaatacaataaaaaggAGTACTTAAAAATAGCCAATATTGTAGAGAATTGATTCCTCAATGGCCTAAAATTATATGGGCAAAGCTAAAGATtttagttagtcagcattattcaacggaatatacAAATTGAGCAATAGGAACGATTTTTCTCTTACGTCTTATTACGCTATTACGTTTTATtttgtttgacctttttcGCTAAAACGTTTTTTCAGGCAAAATCCAAgcaaaagcaagtattaagaatgagccagttaagtagaaaattgattcatcaatcggataaaattatgtgggcagggctaaGGGTTAtatttagctagtaatattccacggaatatcaaaaacaaGGAATATGTACAATACCGCTGGAAtccgtcagtatatttacggtatattttcaAAATGAGTCGGATTATTTTGGTATATTCCTGACGGTCGGACGGTATCTTTTATCTATAAACTCGCTAATAATACTAAATAATATTACCTAATTCTCCAGAATGATACGTTCCCAACTGTTTTCTGGGGCCGCGCGATTGCTGAGATACGACAGAACAAGGACACTACTGATACGCGGCAAGGGCAGCAAGGCCACCACACACAGCCTCGATGCACAGCGGCAGGATGGAGGACAGGCGGCGGCGGCCGGTGGCAGCGAAAAACCGGGCGGCGTGCAAGAGGCAGCGGATcagcagaaacaacaacagctgCCCGCACGTGCACCGCTGGTGAAGAACTTCTTCATTGGGGCCGTGGACAAGGAGCTGCTGGCCTATCCGGAGGTCATAGCCCGCGAGGACATGTCCCAGCTGCAGAACGCGCTGCTGCCCCTCAAGAACTATTTCAGTGAACGCAAGGAGCAGGAGCCAGAGCAGACGTCGGGGGACAATCTCAAGCAGCTCGGACTCTATGGTCTGAATGTGCCCACCGACTACGATGGCAGAGGCTATGGCTGGAGTGCCAGCTTGATGGCCAGCGAGCCGGACTCGGCGGAAACCAGCATAGGCCTGGGATTGCAGGCTCATCGGGTGGTTGTGGACCTGTTGCGCGAGGTGGGcacccaacagcagcagcagcgttaTCTGCCGGCTCTGGGCAGTGGACAGCTGATTGCCACCGAGGCCATCTATGAGTATGCCCCGCCCGAGGACGACTACTTCCGCACACAGGCCAAATTGACGCCCGAGTCCAACTCGTGGCTGCTCAACGGAGAGAAGGCCTATGTGGTGTGTGCTCCCGGCGAACGGCAACTGTTCCTGGTGCTGGCCCAGACACAGCAGCCCAACGTTCCCGGATCCTTGGGCCGTGGTACTACCATCTTCCTGGTGGATTCCCAGCAGCCCGGCGTTCGGCTGGGCGAGCAGCATCCAACCATTGGCTGTCGCGGGACCGAGATGCGGCGTGTTCATTTCGACAACGTACAGATAAGCGAGGATCAAGTGGTGGGACTGCCACATGACGGCAATCGACACTCGGAGAAACTGGTGCGTGCTTCCCGACTGCGCAGCAGCCTCGTAGGTCTCTCCCTGGCCAAGCGGCTGCTCAACGAGCTGACCCAATACAGCGTGGACACCACCCAGTGTGGGGTGCATATCAAGTGAGTGGGCAGCAGCCCAGCCGGATGGGAATTCATCTTCAACTTACTCTTACTAATGTTTCACCTCTGCAGAGACCTGGAGTTGACCCGCGTCCACCTGTCCAGGGCCATGTGCTCGGTGTATGCCATGGAGAGCATGCTTTACCTAACCGCCGGACTGCTGGACGAGTTCCAGGGCCAGGACGTGACGCTGGAGAGTGCCATAACCAAGTACTACACCCTGAAGCAGCTGTACGCGATTGCCTCCGACAATCTGGGCATCGTTGGGCCCAAGAGCCTCCACAGCGGTCAACCCACAGAGCTGGGACTGAGGGATGCCGCCCAGCTGTACACTCAGGGGGAATCCATCGATACGTTGAGCATTTTTATTGCCCTCACAGGACTGCAGTATGCCGGGGTAGGATCTCGAATGGATTGTAGTCTCACATCAAAGAATTACCACTGTTCTTTTGTTTCTCTTAGCAAGCGATGAATTCGGGCGTGCGCAAGTCCAGGAATCCGCTCTTCCATCCTGGCCACATCTTTGGCAAGTTCCTGGAGACCACCAGCGTTGAGAACCCGAAGACCAAAATGCAATTATCGGAGCATGTGCATCCCTCGCTGGACGCGGCGGCCCAATGCATTGAGCAGTCGGTGGCCCGCCTCCAGATGGCCGTCGAGCTGATGTTCACCCGCCACGGCAATGCGGTGGTGGAGCGCCAGAGCGAAATGCAACGCCTGGCCGAGATCTCAACGACCATCTACGCGATGTGGGCCAGTGTGGCGCGTGCCTCGCGCTCCTACTGCATCGGCCTGCCGCTGGCCGACCACGAACTGCTCACGGCCACCGCCGTCTGCTCCCAGGGCCGGGATGTGGTCAAGACCCTCTGCACAGAGATCTTTGGCGGCAATTTCGtgaacaacgacaacaacctGGTGCGGCTCTCCAATCAGCTGACCAAGAGCAAAGGCTACTTTGCCGTGCATCCGTTGACGTTTAATTTCTAGGTTGTTGATGAATAGTTAATATCATAAATTCTATATAAAGTAAACGATAGAACCAACTCCCAGTGCAGTGTATGATTAGACGGAAGGGAATTCCCGTAGAATGCTTTACCGATGATCGCATATTTCGGGTCACAAaagagcgaaagagaaagGAGACTCGACGAAATGTGCGACTCGAGAAACGGAAATTCCTCTCCCCCCAAACGCAATTAAAACCCCGCCTCCATCGCACCAGATACACCGGGCCCCCAGAGGACTGATTAGAGTAGAGAATTTGAATTCGTTTAACTGGCAGAACGACTTaaagtgtgtgtgtttcaAATTTTGCTGGGACCAAAAAACGTTGCCCGACATATACTGGCATATTTCATCAATCCATTTTTAAAGGTATGTTAAATAACATACGAAATAGAAACTTCCATACGGTGGATTATTTAACTTTCGCTCTCTCTAACCGGACTGCATCATTTATTCCACTGGATTGCATTCAAATCTTTCTCActcattcactttcaaacaatttctctTTGGTGCGCACCCATCGTAAccagtcgatagtatcgatggCCGAACTGCTTTCTTTGAATCGGTCCCATCAGTACCGtttactttttttttcgcttaaaccttattttagaCATAAACCATTAAAAAAGATTCTCTAAATTAGCGAATCTTTTGCATTcattaattggataaaattaGGTTTTCAAAGCTGGAACTCCtatttagctagtaatatAAAACCGAATATCAAAGTCGAGCAATATGATTTCGGACCATCGAGAGAtaacgattaacccattgtcgaCCAGTAGGTATTAAAACACACCACGAAAGTGATGAAACTTTAATAATTTTAGCACAGTTCAGAAGAAAGATATCGTGGGTTTCTTGTAATTAGAAATTAATGATAGAATGGATCTACAAAAATActttaaaaaaattattattttccGCAGTTCAACTCAAGTTGTTCacctgtttaaatagagggggtttacgtgggctaagttcgtttttcATGGTGCATATTTGAATGAACGGCCTTGCCGCCATCACATTTTTCTGTCGAACCGCTCGGACGTGTGTGGAGGATAAATTTGGCAAAAACAATTATGCGGGGATCTACCGCTTAGCATCGACCCGTGGTCGCGCGATTTATTAGTTTTTTTTTGAGAATTATATTAAATCAAAAGCAGAAAAAAACGTTGGAAATTGCGCGTGTGCGGGTGGTGGAAGAACAGTGACATTTTGTGGCGACCGTGTGAAAATCGCCAAGAAAGAGGCAAAATAAAgagcaaaaaagaaaaagaaaaccgCCCGCGGCGAAAATTGTTTCCCGTCGCTGAGCGTTtgcgtctgtgtgtgtatgtgacTGTTTTGTGCGTGCATGTGTGTGCAAAACGTGAAAAAATTGCAATATAATATTTGCACAAAAGTTAAAATCAAACCAAATATAAAGAGAAGCTCCagaaattacaaaaaaaaaaataagagtATATGTGGGCGATAAATGATTGGGCGGCGGCAGGCAAAAGTCAATCAACGATAAGCGTCGCGTCGctgaggaggaggagacggAGAAGCGCTTAAACTGGACACAGGTAAggtacgtttttttttttaccaggGAATCGAATTTGAGCTCACATTGTGGATCGaattgcgtgtgtgtgtgtttgtgtgtgagtGAGCCGGCAAAAGATACGAATCATAAAGGGACAGTGGCGTAGCCTGGTTTTTGATGGGGTGAGAAGCCCACAAAACAGAATAAACTTACGATTAAAGTTGCGGAAGGGGTGTAACGATTTTTGTAACAGGATTCCATATCTTCCCCTATTATTAGACATCCCCCCACACCTGACAGCAGTTACTTCATAGCAGAAAAAAATGCCACCGTCCGTGGCCTACAGTTGATACCCTACAAAATAGTTATCTTTCAGGACCCATTTTCCGGCAGCTTCTTTCTACGACACATATCGATGGCTGACAAAATTCGCTGCACATCAATATACCTTCGGCAAGGATATAACAATAAAATGAGTAGCATAAGAAGTAAAAGAAGCAGCAGGAGGCAGgcagtcgcagcagcagcagcagcgtcgcAGAGTTCAGCAGAGGGTTCTGCTGGCTGCTCTGCTTCTTGTAGTTGTATTTCTTTTTACGGGCTTTGACTTcgacggcggcggcggcggttgACAGTGGCACACGACACAGGCAAacacacaaatacaaatacaaatgcaGCGGCGGCAGAGCCAAGCAAGGCAAAGACACTGGAGAGAGGAGTCAGTCCCAAACTTCGggttttcttcttttttttattttgctctTGCCCTGTCCGCATATATGTgccttgtgtgtgtgtgcctcgCTCGTACAAATACAATTCATCAGCAGAAGAGCTCCTCAGTCAGCGggagcagaggcagagggcAAAGGCAGCGACGTCGCGTTCTGCGCGCTTTTATTTGAGATTTGCGCACGAATGGCTTTTGCCCATTTGAAGGGGGGAGCTGGGGAGGGAGTTGTGTGTATAAATTGTGTTTGTTGTTGGATGGAGTGGGGGGAAGGGAAGCAGAAGGTGGGGTGGCTAGTTTTATACTAGAGTCGTGGACCCACACACACCCGTGCACGTACACGTACATAGGGCCCgcacaaaagaaaaaagaagCAGAAAAAGGAAGGCAAGTGGATTGGGTTTTTGGATTTTGTTTTATACGCTTGGCCCTCTCCCCCGCGGTTTCTTTTCAACGTTTCTTTTGCACCTCCTCTACTTCGCTGTAAAGTGACGAAGCATATTTTTATCCCTTGCCCCCACCACTATCCCTTCTCATTGCGTTTGTTTTTTCTCAAATGTTAATTGCTGCTTTTGAACTTTCAGTTGTTAATCAATTGCTTTTGAGTATAAGTGCTGCgtgattgtgtgtgtgtgggtgtacTGCTTGGGAGCTTGAGAGCCCTTCGATTACGGATTCGGTCAAAGTCGTCGTAATCAAGGCAAATATCCGAGAGTTAACCCGAGCGTTCGTCCAGGGCTAATTAGGCTCCATTTCGTCTGGGGGTTGATTAATGATGATTGGTGGCTTTGCGGGACAGGTGGAATAATAATGGCCATCTTCTCTCTAATAACCAGTAGATATTCAATGCGCTGACGGTGGGTAAGCAGTCTGTTCCCATGGTTTTCCTcactgtacatatgtacatatctacaGATTATATGACAACTTATTTTGCATAGAATTAGGTAAGGTGTTTGCAAAGAGCAAGTAGTGCATTCAATAAGCAGTCAGCATCAATCTGATTTTTTGCTAAGCAGTTTCTTTTCCCATGCTTTTGATAGCAATGCACTGCTTCCGGTTTAAACAGTAAATTATcttgtatatacatacatatgtagcttGCTTCTCCCTCGCAATGTTGTCGATCACCTGCAAGCAGTACATGAACTCGGTTTTTCGCTTAGTGTAAGGTAAGCAGGGTAGAGTGCAGAGCAAAGGTCGCCTGAAGTTGGGGGACGATAGTAGATGTCGCTACCGTTGCCGCAGTTGCGTTGCTGTTCTGCTGCCTGCCCACAAATCGATTTCAATTGAGcccttctctttctctctcttattCAATTTCCCCCCCCGCTCACTCCTCTATCAACCATGCACACATGCACTCACACTCCCCTCAACATTGAGTGTTTGTGGGCTTGTGTGAGTGGGTGGCCTGCCAATAAGCTTAACATAAATCATTATAACGGCACATCCATATGAGAGGCGAGCACATggctacatacatacatatacatacatacaccaTGTACTCTGCTCCTCTTTCTGCTTTTTGCTTTgactgtctctctctctctctctctctctcgcggCAGAGGCGGCAGGTCACATGTGTGTACTTTTGTTCTTGTGTATTCCGTTTGTCATTTCATATTGAATATTATATGGGAATCGCATAAAATCGATTTCTAATCGTGTAAATAAATGGCGACAAATGCTCTGTTCCCccttcccaaaaaaaaaaaaaaaacagcaaaaacCAGCAAGGTGGAGAGGACGAAGACAAGGACAGGGaaagggacagggacaggtggCGTTGTCTCTCAATCACACGTGTGCCTGTCTGTGCTAGTGTGTgggcagaaagagagagagaaagagagagagagagcgagagagagatctcCGATTGTGTGTGTTTCAGGCCCGTTGCCAATGTTGCACCTTGAGAGTCTCCACAATCCTCAAGAGACGCGCATCGACAGACAGAGGCATGAAATGGGAAGGAGATGCCCACGAAATCAAACTGGAATCGAGACGATGCCATGCACAGGTGGCGGTggggggcagcagcagcagcagcagcggcagcagcgctGTTTAAGTGCCAAGAGATAAGCAAGAACTTCGGAATTCGAAGCTCGAATTGCAAGAGAGTGAGTCGTACAGCAAAAAGCAAGCAGTAGCGaccacaacagcaacagcagcaaaggatATCTGACGGTGTCGCAGCTTTGAATACCCTGTGGAATCAAATTTGAATCAAAAATAAAGGTAGCAAATATATCGCTAAGCCAGATACCTGAACAATTAGGGGACTAACATGCCAATTTAAATTCTGATACGTAGATATTGTACAAAAATGTGTGCAAGATGCCTCCTTGGGGACAAAATTATCATACCCTTTGAAAGGATAGAGAAAACCCAGAAGCTTATAAACAAAAACATCGAACAGGCTTGACTGAATGTCAAATGGGTAGAAGGAAAGTGTACAGTGGGGGGGAGATTGGGGAGAGTAGCTGCCCGCAGATTGGGTTTGGGTTGGGGATAGGAGGAGGTCCGAGATACGATAGGTTGGTGCCTGTCACAGTGGTGCGCAGCTTGGGGAGAGGGGGGGCTCCAACGATTGCATTTTGTAATGCACACACACGAACGCAGACATTTTATTTGTGTTTG
It encodes the following:
- the LOC108160566 gene encoding complex I assembly factor ACAD9, mitochondrial; this encodes MIRSQLFSGAARLLRYDRTRTLLIRGKGSKATTHSLDAQRQDGGQAAAAGGSEKPGGVQEAADQQKQQQLPARAPLVKNFFIGAVDKELLAYPEVIAREDMSQLQNALLPLKNYFSERKEQEPEQTSGDNLKQLGLYGLNVPTDYDGRGYGWSASLMASEPDSAETSIGLGLQAHRVVVDLLREVGTQQQQQRYLPALGSGQLIATEAIYEYAPPEDDYFRTQAKLTPESNSWLLNGEKAYVVCAPGERQLFLVLAQTQQPNVPGSLGRGTTIFLVDSQQPGVRLGEQHPTIGCRGTEMRRVHFDNVQISEDQVVGLPHDGNRHSEKLVRASRLRSSLVGLSLAKRLLNELTQYSVDTTQCGVHIKDLELTRVHLSRAMCSVYAMESMLYLTAGLLDEFQGQDVTLESAITKYYTLKQLYAIASDNLGIVGPKSLHSGQPTELGLRDAAQLYTQGESIDTLSIFIALTGLQYAGQAMNSGVRKSRNPLFHPGHIFGKFLETTSVENPKTKMQLSEHVHPSLDAAAQCIEQSVARLQMAVELMFTRHGNAVVERQSEMQRLAEISTTIYAMWASVARASRSYCIGLPLADHELLTATAVCSQGRDVVKTLCTEIFGGNFVNNDNNLVRLSNQLTKSKGYFAVHPLTFNF
- the LOC108159692 gene encoding protein FAM214A, giving the protein MIPTSVTNSPPPASLAQNGAVASSLVSAAGTATAGGVGGGASPSPSAAAAAAAAAAAATAAQNNYSSIVLGLASLILEGRPIADDEYQPLAVAGGGGGIVVGGGAAPVSGGRLSPRPSTSRAAINITTNPYAGASTPRSPHGNGAGGGGGAGGGGGAGTPTSTTTTHQRWTQKLCQLRQISPAAQSMSAEPELVSLAINDLNTGDHGDYEIVRRVMLNRAGGFGMGMGMGMGMGNVGVGGGGGGGGGGAGTNNSSAASSPGSNSSDNILHSLQSLATTCLRGGPAMPIAQPSPSETRNLSLTFGWTASGSVGAGAGAGAGAGNSNNTINTNTASATASSGASSSATTTTTRPKHGPHCDQFLRKMGLAKGEATAESEEHICDMSYLNMTCNRWRAHCMKMEAILARRDPVCIEVYLGPVSHKLLLEQWIISGKEKVPPPTMTLPSLCSAIRSQLYFSQIVAWCDLLRKCDPSVYDSGRVVFASHSAGELAGSGCGSHGSRRPRLNIFYRIRQHNPAMSTNGCGSQYLEESGFSAKALVHNFPNVNISESFSVSVCVKSLPRINGGLPHIEPPPLPLPLPLPTLPTRSLRPPTQPASTPTGGGGFHAASPTGLGARTTAMSSSTTPTTTPATPATPTTPTTTTLTSSSNCDNNGKQLVVPSGDELDVGSGEFGSVSHRERQLQKYRKRMQRRDKKRDQKSSTERLQVEEPMEEGEETTTQSASQSHSHSQSQSQQQVMVMTLSHPHPRRIAMISTGTQTSLSSCQLCGSEKTLLCLNCTAGEGERDENDDDTTASEIEDTSSCSLSSGDLIVGTPRNKAELLLQAIQRTPKNRIRKPHQAAQHDLNGGQNNNQPKAVPASGCQVCKRQKTQHNFANGRGHANGGRSNGYTRMEQEPEPEAEAEREAAQVACTKLSPNIERCSLLNPQSTDRCKTPPPGVADHIVVQFKTPISHLPLTPQSGAPSLGRPSPKPSQLRLNCSGLAADSETPPPTSSPLMRKPLPKVNLTTIFCSSAPIAIGSGSRGGGGGGQSSPAFSFDLAALSHAHSQLITPEAGNLTVQKSYSAPTLPNASLSVSPRFAKQAAAFYKRRSRHLSDRSDRSSLGSDEQLSDEDLESGMCSPAGSPLKSLARLATQFAGRPLLGNLEESLLQKRLMPKIEVMGFKLQLGASGGFCPTQLTIPAVSYFYELHGETLSTPYLCEIRLPRKGYSVPRTGTVQATLLNPMGTVVRMFVIPYDMRDMPPLHRTFIRQRILAEECPPACNGQQQPQEEVHQQQPPIPRSPTGSTTSTTTSKLGHFITAEQMKRLRYSIHLRFQTSRSGRLSLHTDIRLLISRRTDCDTAAAHAKGVLEAPNELVTDTLTPTEPRYSARQESAGKI